Proteins encoded by one window of Elaeis guineensis isolate ETL-2024a chromosome 12, EG11, whole genome shotgun sequence:
- the LOC105055774 gene encoding uncharacterized protein isoform X3, protein MRQLRQWHPKADEVMMMKLTPAISNGPHSPSLLLLFPCLRRPNLPFLRPRIPRAEMSSSSSSSSSSQREQAAVASSSAPPLPANRIVLGCGAVSVDYLASVASFPKPDDKIRSTSLKVGGGGNTGNALTSAARLGLKPRIISKVASDAQGENALAELEADGVDTSYMVVSETGNSPFTYIIVDNQTKTRTCIHTPGDPEMVPEDLSRSSLSSALDGASLVYFDGRLHETALVVAEEVASRRKIPILIDAERKREGLDDLLNLATYIVCSEKFPQAWTTAPSIPTALVSILLRLPHVKFVIVTLGDKGCMLLERSINEAPETEETYVESLVESLRQKASGSSTIPTCISSKSSLRISADGIGAISGRLLVCTAEVVPPSELIDTTGAGDAFIGAVLYDRVKRFSRSKALPQACCILVLEKICMGKHHKVFPRQNPSLI, encoded by the exons TGATGATGAAGCTGACCCCCGCCATCTCCAACGGGCCCCATTCTCCCTCCCTCCTACTCCTCTTCCCTTGTCTTCGCCGCCCAAACCTCCCTTTCCTTCGACCACGCATCCCGAG GGCGGAGATGTCgtcgtcgtcctcctcctcctcctcctcccaaaGGGAGCAGGCTGCCGTCGCCTCATCCTCCGCCCCTCCTCTACCGGCCAACCGAATCGTG TTGGGTTGCGGCGCGGTGTCGGTGGATTATTTGGCCTCGGTGGCTTCCTTCCCAAAGCCTGATGATAAGATCCGAAGCACGAGCTTGAAG GTAGGAGGAGGCGGAAATACGGGAAATGCTTTAACAAGTGCAGCTCGTCTGGGTTTGAAACCTAGGATAATCTCTAAG GTGGCTAGTGATGCACAAGGTGAAAATGCGCTTGCAGAACTTGAAGCTGATGGAGTTGATACATCCTATATGGTG GTTTCAGAAACTGGAAATTCACCATTTACCTATATAATAGTCGACAACCAAAC GAAAACTCGTACCTGTATTCACACCCCGGGAGACCCTGAAATGGTGCCAGAAGATCTTTCACGGTCTAGCTTGTCTTCTGCTTTAGATGGTGCAAGTCTTGTGTACTTTGATGGAAGATTGCATGAAACTGCTTTGGTTGTTGCTGAAGAGGTG GCAAGCCGAAGGAAAATTCCTATTTTAATTGATGCagaaagaaagagggagggaCTGGATGATCTTCTTAACCTGGCAACTTACATTGTATGCTCAGAAAAATTTCCCCAG GCATGGACAACTGCACCATCTATTCCTACTGCACTAGTATCTATTCTTCTGAGACTACCTCATGTCAAATTTGTAATTGTGACCCTTGGAGATAAAGGCTGCATGTTGCTTGAGAGAAGCATAAATG AGGCTCCTGAGACGGAGGAAACATATGTAGAAAGTTTAGTTGAGTCACTGAGGCAGAAAGCTAGTGGAAGCAGTACGATTCCGACATGTATTTCTTCCAAG TCAAGCCTCAGAATTAGTGCAGATGGAATAGGTGCTATAAGTGGGAGGTTACTTGTGTGTACAGCAGAGGTGGTACCTCCTTCAGAGCTAATTGACACCACTGGTGCTGGAGATGCATTCATTGGAGCAGTTCTCTATG ACCGGGTCAAGAGGTTCAGTCGGTCCAAGGCGTTACCTCAGGCTTGTTGCATCCTTGTGTTGGAAAAGATCTGTATGGGGAAACATCATAAAGTCTTCCCCCGACAAAATCCATCCCTAATCTAG
- the LOC105055774 gene encoding uncharacterized protein isoform X2 — MRQLRQWHPKADEVMMMKLTPAISNGPHSPSLLLLFPCLRRPNLPFLRPRIPRAEMSSSSSSSSSSQREQAAVASSSAPPLPANRIVLGCGAVSVDYLASVASFPKPDDKIRSTSLKVGGGGNTGNALTSAARLGLKPRIISKVASDAQGENALAELEADGVDTSYMVVSETGNSPFTYIIVDNQTKTRTCIHTPGDPEMVPEDLSRSSLSSALDGASLVYFDGRLHETALVVAEEASRRKIPILIDAERKREGLDDLLNLATYIVCSEKFPQAWTTAPSIPTALVSILLRLPHVKFVIVTLGDKGCMLLERSINEAPETEETYVESLVESLRQKASGSSTIPTCISSKSSLRISADGIGAISGRLLVCTAEVVPPSELIDTTGAGDAFIGAVLYALCAGMPPEKMLPFASQVAAAGCRALGARSGLPWRTDPRLAPFWH; from the exons TGATGATGAAGCTGACCCCCGCCATCTCCAACGGGCCCCATTCTCCCTCCCTCCTACTCCTCTTCCCTTGTCTTCGCCGCCCAAACCTCCCTTTCCTTCGACCACGCATCCCGAG GGCGGAGATGTCgtcgtcgtcctcctcctcctcctcctcccaaaGGGAGCAGGCTGCCGTCGCCTCATCCTCCGCCCCTCCTCTACCGGCCAACCGAATCGTG TTGGGTTGCGGCGCGGTGTCGGTGGATTATTTGGCCTCGGTGGCTTCCTTCCCAAAGCCTGATGATAAGATCCGAAGCACGAGCTTGAAG GTAGGAGGAGGCGGAAATACGGGAAATGCTTTAACAAGTGCAGCTCGTCTGGGTTTGAAACCTAGGATAATCTCTAAG GTGGCTAGTGATGCACAAGGTGAAAATGCGCTTGCAGAACTTGAAGCTGATGGAGTTGATACATCCTATATGGTG GTTTCAGAAACTGGAAATTCACCATTTACCTATATAATAGTCGACAACCAAAC GAAAACTCGTACCTGTATTCACACCCCGGGAGACCCTGAAATGGTGCCAGAAGATCTTTCACGGTCTAGCTTGTCTTCTGCTTTAGATGGTGCAAGTCTTGTGTACTTTGATGGAAGATTGCATGAAACTGCTTTGGTTGTTGCTGAAGAG GCAAGCCGAAGGAAAATTCCTATTTTAATTGATGCagaaagaaagagggagggaCTGGATGATCTTCTTAACCTGGCAACTTACATTGTATGCTCAGAAAAATTTCCCCAG GCATGGACAACTGCACCATCTATTCCTACTGCACTAGTATCTATTCTTCTGAGACTACCTCATGTCAAATTTGTAATTGTGACCCTTGGAGATAAAGGCTGCATGTTGCTTGAGAGAAGCATAAATG AGGCTCCTGAGACGGAGGAAACATATGTAGAAAGTTTAGTTGAGTCACTGAGGCAGAAAGCTAGTGGAAGCAGTACGATTCCGACATGTATTTCTTCCAAG TCAAGCCTCAGAATTAGTGCAGATGGAATAGGTGCTATAAGTGGGAGGTTACTTGTGTGTACAGCAGAGGTGGTACCTCCTTCAGAGCTAATTGACACCACTGGTGCTGGAGATGCATTCATTGGAGCAGTTCTCTATG CTTTATGTGCAGGCATGCCTCCTGAGAAGATGTTGCCTTTTGCCTCTCAAGTG GCAGCCGCTGGATGTAGGGCTTTGGGTGCTCGGAGTGGTTTGCCATGGCGCACAGACCCCCGATTGGCTCCATTTTGGCACTAA
- the LOC105055774 gene encoding uncharacterized protein isoform X1: MRQLRQWHPKADEVMMMKLTPAISNGPHSPSLLLLFPCLRRPNLPFLRPRIPRAEMSSSSSSSSSSQREQAAVASSSAPPLPANRIVLGCGAVSVDYLASVASFPKPDDKIRSTSLKVGGGGNTGNALTSAARLGLKPRIISKVASDAQGENALAELEADGVDTSYMVVSETGNSPFTYIIVDNQTKTRTCIHTPGDPEMVPEDLSRSSLSSALDGASLVYFDGRLHETALVVAEEVASRRKIPILIDAERKREGLDDLLNLATYIVCSEKFPQAWTTAPSIPTALVSILLRLPHVKFVIVTLGDKGCMLLERSINEAPETEETYVESLVESLRQKASGSSTIPTCISSKSSLRISADGIGAISGRLLVCTAEVVPPSELIDTTGAGDAFIGAVLYALCAGMPPEKMLPFASQVAAAGCRALGARSGLPWRTDPRLAPFWH, translated from the exons TGATGATGAAGCTGACCCCCGCCATCTCCAACGGGCCCCATTCTCCCTCCCTCCTACTCCTCTTCCCTTGTCTTCGCCGCCCAAACCTCCCTTTCCTTCGACCACGCATCCCGAG GGCGGAGATGTCgtcgtcgtcctcctcctcctcctcctcccaaaGGGAGCAGGCTGCCGTCGCCTCATCCTCCGCCCCTCCTCTACCGGCCAACCGAATCGTG TTGGGTTGCGGCGCGGTGTCGGTGGATTATTTGGCCTCGGTGGCTTCCTTCCCAAAGCCTGATGATAAGATCCGAAGCACGAGCTTGAAG GTAGGAGGAGGCGGAAATACGGGAAATGCTTTAACAAGTGCAGCTCGTCTGGGTTTGAAACCTAGGATAATCTCTAAG GTGGCTAGTGATGCACAAGGTGAAAATGCGCTTGCAGAACTTGAAGCTGATGGAGTTGATACATCCTATATGGTG GTTTCAGAAACTGGAAATTCACCATTTACCTATATAATAGTCGACAACCAAAC GAAAACTCGTACCTGTATTCACACCCCGGGAGACCCTGAAATGGTGCCAGAAGATCTTTCACGGTCTAGCTTGTCTTCTGCTTTAGATGGTGCAAGTCTTGTGTACTTTGATGGAAGATTGCATGAAACTGCTTTGGTTGTTGCTGAAGAGGTG GCAAGCCGAAGGAAAATTCCTATTTTAATTGATGCagaaagaaagagggagggaCTGGATGATCTTCTTAACCTGGCAACTTACATTGTATGCTCAGAAAAATTTCCCCAG GCATGGACAACTGCACCATCTATTCCTACTGCACTAGTATCTATTCTTCTGAGACTACCTCATGTCAAATTTGTAATTGTGACCCTTGGAGATAAAGGCTGCATGTTGCTTGAGAGAAGCATAAATG AGGCTCCTGAGACGGAGGAAACATATGTAGAAAGTTTAGTTGAGTCACTGAGGCAGAAAGCTAGTGGAAGCAGTACGATTCCGACATGTATTTCTTCCAAG TCAAGCCTCAGAATTAGTGCAGATGGAATAGGTGCTATAAGTGGGAGGTTACTTGTGTGTACAGCAGAGGTGGTACCTCCTTCAGAGCTAATTGACACCACTGGTGCTGGAGATGCATTCATTGGAGCAGTTCTCTATG CTTTATGTGCAGGCATGCCTCCTGAGAAGATGTTGCCTTTTGCCTCTCAAGTG GCAGCCGCTGGATGTAGGGCTTTGGGTGCTCGGAGTGGTTTGCCATGGCGCACAGACCCCCGATTGGCTCCATTTTGGCACTAA